In Streptomyces sp. P3, one DNA window encodes the following:
- a CDS encoding SDR family oxidoreductase, with the protein MDGNTRIAVVTGAGSGVGRAVAGELLRAGWSVALAGRRAEALEETAALTPQGKSLAVRTDVSRPQDVTALFAAVRERFGRLDLLFNNAGTFGPGGVPFENLPYDAWRHVVDTNLNGAFLCAQAAYRQMKEQRPQGGRIINNGSVSAHTPRPLSAPYTATKHALTGLTKSLSLDGRAYGIAVGQIDIGNAATAMTARMGTGALQANGEIAPEPVMDVADVARTVRHMAELPLEANVQFATVLATAMPYVGRG; encoded by the coding sequence ATGGACGGGAACACGAGGATCGCGGTGGTGACCGGCGCGGGATCCGGCGTCGGGCGGGCGGTGGCCGGCGAACTGCTGCGCGCGGGCTGGTCGGTGGCACTGGCGGGACGGCGCGCCGAAGCGCTGGAGGAGACGGCCGCGCTGACGCCGCAGGGCAAGAGTCTCGCGGTGCGGACGGACGTCTCGCGCCCGCAGGACGTGACGGCCCTCTTCGCCGCCGTGCGCGAGCGGTTCGGGCGGCTGGACCTGCTGTTCAACAACGCGGGCACGTTCGGTCCGGGCGGTGTGCCGTTCGAGAACCTGCCCTACGACGCCTGGCGGCACGTCGTGGACACCAACCTCAACGGGGCGTTCCTGTGCGCGCAGGCCGCGTACCGGCAGATGAAGGAGCAGCGCCCGCAGGGCGGCCGGATCATCAACAACGGCTCGGTCTCGGCGCACACGCCGCGTCCGCTGTCCGCGCCGTACACGGCGACCAAGCACGCCCTCACCGGTCTGACCAAGTCCCTCTCGCTGGACGGGCGGGCGTACGGCATCGCCGTCGGGCAGATCGACATCGGCAACGCGGCGACGGCGATGACGGCGCGGATGGGCACGGGCGCGCTGCAGGCCAACGGCGAGATCGCGCCGGAGCCGGTGATGGACGTCGCCGACGTGGCCCGCACGGTGCGGCACATGGC
- a CDS encoding small ribosomal subunit Rsm22 family protein: MNVSAPAAETLRTALGELLDGLPPRQAAQAVERLIASYRGATPTDAPILRDRADVAAYAAYRMPATFEAVCSALEAFADAVPRWTPGSHVDVGGGTGAATWAVSAVWEGTRPVTVLDWAEPALALGREIAAANPALADARWQRGRIGSALTLDPADLVTVSYVLNELPAADRAALVDAAASAAQAVVIVEPGTPDGYARVIEARDRLIDAGFRVAAPCPHSAACPIVPGTDWCHFSARVSRSSLHRQVKGGSLPYEDEKFSYVAAARFPVSPAPSRVVRRPQIRKGQVLLDLCETEERLSRTTVTKRHGELYKAARDADWGDVWPPADE, encoded by the coding sequence GTGAACGTCTCTGCCCCCGCCGCCGAAACCCTCCGCACCGCCCTCGGAGAACTCCTCGACGGGCTGCCGCCCCGGCAGGCCGCGCAGGCCGTCGAGCGGCTCATCGCCAGCTACCGGGGCGCCACCCCCACCGACGCGCCGATCCTGCGCGACCGCGCGGACGTGGCGGCCTACGCCGCGTACCGGATGCCGGCGACCTTCGAGGCGGTGTGCTCGGCGCTGGAGGCGTTCGCGGACGCGGTCCCGCGCTGGACACCGGGCAGCCATGTGGACGTCGGCGGCGGCACCGGCGCCGCGACCTGGGCGGTGAGCGCGGTCTGGGAGGGCACGCGCCCGGTGACCGTCCTCGACTGGGCGGAGCCCGCGCTGGCCCTCGGCCGTGAGATCGCCGCCGCCAACCCGGCACTGGCGGACGCCCGTTGGCAACGCGGCCGGATCGGCTCGGCGCTCACACTGGACCCGGCGGACCTGGTCACCGTCTCCTACGTCCTCAACGAGTTGCCCGCCGCCGACCGCGCCGCCCTCGTCGACGCCGCCGCGTCGGCCGCGCAGGCCGTGGTGATCGTCGAACCGGGCACCCCCGACGGCTACGCCCGCGTGATCGAGGCCCGTGACCGGCTGATCGACGCCGGTTTCCGGGTGGCCGCGCCCTGCCCGCACAGCGCGGCCTGCCCGATCGTCCCCGGCACGGACTGGTGCCACTTCTCGGCCCGGGTCAGCCGCTCCTCCCTGCACCGCCAGGTCAAGGGCGGCTCACTGCCGTACGAGGACGAGAAGTTCAGCTATGTGGCGGCCGCCCGCTTCCCCGTCTCCCCCGCCCCCTCCCGCGTCGTCCGCCGCCCCCAGATCCGCAAGGGCCAGGTCCTCCTCGACCTGTGCGAGACCGAGGAGCGGCTGAGCCGCACCACGGTGACGAAGCGGCACGGCGAGCTCTACAAGGCGGCCCGGGACGCGGACTGGGGGGACGTCTGGCCGCCGGCCGACGAGTGA
- a CDS encoding serine hydrolase, giving the protein MPSLASESGRRELSTPRLRVDTPERAGLDPEETRLLVRDVVDLTAGDRPWAAGAVVVAGRGPVIAVRRATGWAVRYAAYDPAADAGVELTAGERVPMTVDTPFDLASLTKLFTSVAAVQQIERGTLGIDALVGAYLPDFRGAAEHGVTVRQLLTHTSGLRPELPLYDCAGLAERMALLRAEAPSGEPGRYVYSDLNMLLLQQLLERLTGRPLDVLVHEGITRPLGMTATGFGPCPGAAATEDQRRPWARADRGMLRGEVHDENAWALGGVAGHAGLFSTGDDLAVFCRTLLAGGSYGTARILGPDFVELLLTPPGLGFAVDQPWFMGELAGEGAAGHTGFTGTSLVLDPATDTFVVLLANTVHPVRRTPDSSPRALAGTRMAMAVR; this is encoded by the coding sequence GTGCCGTCCCTGGCGTCCGAGAGCGGGAGAAGAGAGCTGAGCACCCCGAGACTGCGCGTCGACACACCGGAACGGGCCGGGCTCGACCCCGAGGAGACACGGCTGCTCGTCCGCGACGTCGTGGACCTCACCGCCGGGGACCGCCCGTGGGCGGCGGGCGCCGTGGTGGTGGCCGGGCGCGGCCCGGTGATCGCGGTGCGCAGGGCCACGGGCTGGGCGGTGCGGTACGCGGCGTACGATCCGGCGGCCGACGCCGGCGTGGAGCTGACCGCCGGGGAGCGGGTGCCGATGACCGTGGACACGCCCTTCGACCTGGCCTCCCTCACCAAGCTGTTCACGTCGGTCGCGGCGGTGCAGCAGATCGAGCGCGGCACCCTCGGCATCGACGCGCTCGTCGGCGCCTATCTGCCGGACTTCCGCGGGGCCGCCGAGCACGGTGTCACCGTCCGCCAACTGCTCACCCACACCTCCGGACTGCGGCCCGAACTGCCCCTGTACGACTGCGCCGGCCTCGCCGAGCGGATGGCGCTGCTGCGCGCGGAGGCGCCGTCCGGCGAGCCGGGCCGGTACGTGTACTCCGACCTGAACATGCTGCTGCTCCAGCAGCTCCTGGAACGGCTGACCGGCCGCCCGCTCGATGTCCTCGTGCACGAGGGGATCACCCGTCCGCTGGGGATGACCGCGACCGGGTTCGGCCCCTGCCCCGGCGCGGCGGCCACCGAGGACCAGCGGCGGCCGTGGGCGAGGGCGGACCGGGGGATGCTGCGGGGCGAGGTGCACGACGAGAACGCGTGGGCGCTGGGCGGGGTCGCCGGTCACGCGGGCCTGTTCTCGACGGGCGACGATCTGGCGGTGTTCTGCCGGACGCTGCTGGCGGGCGGCTCGTACGGGACCGCCCGCATCCTCGGCCCCGACTTCGTGGAGCTGCTGCTGACGCCGCCGGGGCTGGGGTTCGCGGTGGACCAGCCGTGGTTCATGGGCGAGCTGGCGGGCGAGGGCGCGGCCGGGCACACCGGGTTCACGGGAACGTCACTGGTCCTGGACCCCGCGACGGACACGTTCGTGGTGCTGCTGGCCAACACGGTCCACCCGGTGCGCCGGACCCCGGACAGCTCGCCGCGGGCCCTGGCGGGAACGCGGATGGCGATGGCGGTGCGGTAG
- a CDS encoding multidrug effflux MFS transporter translates to MPEGGAVHRVPDTAVAPPVRERRRTGLLVTLVLGGLTATPPLSMDMYLPALPGVTRSLHASAATVQLTLTACLAGMALGQLVVGPMSDRWGRRRPLLAGLAVYVVATALCALAPTVQALVGFRLVQGLAGAAGIVIARAVVRDLYDGVAMARFFSTLMLISGVAPVVAPLIGAQILRGTDWRGVFVLLAAVGLLLSVVVWNRLPETLPAAERHAGGVGEALRSMRRLLSDPPFTGYLLTGAFAFAALFAYISASPFVVQEIYGASPQTFGLLFGANSVGLVLIGQVNGKVLVGRVRLDRVLAVGLATAAVAAAALLLLTTGVFGEVGLTPVAVALFVLMSAMGVTLPNAQTLALLRVRHSAGSASALLGTSSFLVGAIASPLVGEHTAVPMAVVQLTAVLTAAACFMVMCRPWRPRAGEES, encoded by the coding sequence ATGCCGGAGGGTGGGGCCGTGCACCGGGTGCCGGACACTGCCGTGGCGCCGCCGGTGCGGGAGCGACGCCGGACCGGACTGCTCGTCACTCTCGTCCTCGGCGGTCTGACGGCCACTCCCCCGCTGTCGATGGACATGTACCTCCCGGCGCTGCCGGGGGTCACCCGCTCGCTGCACGCGTCCGCCGCGACCGTGCAGCTCACGCTGACGGCGTGCCTGGCCGGCATGGCGCTGGGGCAGCTGGTGGTGGGGCCGATGAGCGACCGGTGGGGGCGCCGGCGTCCCCTGCTCGCCGGCCTCGCCGTGTACGTCGTGGCGACCGCGCTGTGCGCGCTGGCGCCGACGGTGCAGGCGCTGGTCGGGTTCCGGCTGGTGCAGGGGCTCGCGGGCGCGGCCGGAATCGTGATCGCGCGGGCCGTGGTGCGTGATCTGTACGACGGCGTGGCGATGGCCCGCTTCTTCTCCACCCTGATGCTGATCTCCGGGGTCGCCCCGGTGGTGGCGCCGCTGATCGGCGCGCAGATCCTGCGGGGCACGGACTGGCGGGGGGTGTTCGTGCTGCTCGCGGCGGTGGGGCTGCTGCTGTCCGTGGTCGTGTGGAACAGGCTGCCGGAGACGCTGCCCGCCGCCGAGCGGCACGCGGGCGGGGTCGGCGAGGCGCTGCGCTCGATGCGCCGGCTCCTGTCCGACCCGCCCTTCACGGGCTACCTGCTCACCGGCGCCTTCGCCTTCGCCGCCCTGTTCGCGTACATCTCCGCCTCGCCGTTCGTGGTCCAGGAGATCTACGGTGCCTCCCCGCAGACGTTCGGCCTGCTGTTCGGCGCGAACTCGGTCGGGCTGGTGCTGATCGGCCAGGTCAACGGCAAGGTGCTGGTGGGCCGGGTGCGGCTGGACCGGGTGCTGGCCGTCGGGCTGGCGACGGCGGCGGTGGCCGCGGCCGCCCTGCTGCTCCTGACGACCGGTGTGTTCGGCGAGGTCGGGCTGACCCCGGTGGCCGTCGCGCTGTTCGTGCTGATGTCCGCGATGGGCGTCACCCTGCCGAACGCCCAGACGCTCGCCCTGCTGCGGGTGCGGCACTCCGCCGGTTCCGCCTCGGCGCTGCTGGGCACCTCGTCCTTCCTCGTCGGCGCGATCGCGTCCCCGCTCGTCGGCGAGCACACCGCCGTCCCGATGGCCGTCGTCCAGTTGACGGCCGTACTGACGGCGGCGGCCTGTTTCATGGTGATGTGCCGTCCCTGGCGTCCGAGAGCGGGAGAAGAGAGCTGA
- a CDS encoding Gfo/Idh/MocA family protein: MTTDTVRWGILATGGIAAAFTADLIDLPDAEVVAVASRTEASAKAFADRFGIPRAYGDWAALAADEDIDVVYVATPHAAHRFAAGLCLEAGRNVLCEKAFTLNVREAEELVGLARSGGRFLMEAMWMYCNPVIRRLKALVDDGAIGDVRTVQADFGLEGPFPPSHRLRDPAQGGGALLDLGVYPVSFAHLLLGEPSGIAARAVLSAEGVDLQTALALSWDSGALAALHCSVSGGTGTTASVTGSRGRIDIPAGFFHPDRIVLHRAGHDPEEFAADPADGPRTTFRHEAREVMRALRAGETESPLVPLDGSLAVMRTLDAVREQIGVRYPGEPA; encoded by the coding sequence ATGACGACGGACACGGTTCGGTGGGGCATCCTGGCGACCGGCGGGATCGCCGCCGCGTTCACGGCGGACCTGATCGACCTGCCCGACGCCGAGGTCGTGGCCGTGGCCTCACGCACCGAGGCCTCCGCGAAGGCGTTCGCCGACCGGTTCGGCATCCCCCGCGCGTACGGCGACTGGGCGGCCCTCGCCGCCGACGAGGACATCGACGTCGTCTACGTCGCCACCCCGCACGCCGCCCACCGCTTCGCCGCCGGACTCTGCCTGGAGGCCGGGCGGAACGTGCTGTGCGAGAAGGCGTTCACGCTGAACGTGCGCGAGGCCGAGGAACTCGTGGGGCTGGCCAGGTCGGGCGGCCGCTTCCTCATGGAGGCCATGTGGATGTACTGCAACCCGGTCATCCGCCGTCTCAAGGCCCTCGTGGACGACGGCGCGATCGGCGACGTCCGCACCGTGCAGGCCGACTTCGGCCTCGAGGGGCCCTTCCCGCCCTCGCACCGGCTGCGCGACCCCGCCCAGGGCGGCGGCGCGCTCCTCGACCTCGGCGTCTACCCGGTCTCCTTCGCCCACCTGCTGCTCGGTGAGCCGTCGGGCATCGCCGCCCGGGCCGTGCTGTCCGCCGAGGGCGTCGACCTCCAGACGGCGCTGGCCCTGTCCTGGGACTCCGGTGCGCTCGCCGCACTGCACTGCTCCGTCTCCGGCGGCACCGGCACCACCGCTTCGGTGACCGGCTCGCGCGGCCGTATCGACATCCCGGCCGGCTTCTTCCACCCCGACCGGATCGTCCTGCACCGCGCCGGGCACGACCCCGAGGAGTTCGCCGCCGACCCGGCCGACGGGCCGCGCACCACGTTCCGGCACGAGGCCCGCGAGGTCATGCGCGCCCTGCGGGCCGGCGAGACCGAGTCCCCGCTCGTCCCGCTCGACGGCAGCCTCGCCGTCATGCGGACCCTGGACGCCGTCCGGGAGCAGATCGGGGTGCGCTACCCCGGCGAGCCGGCCTGA
- a CDS encoding TetR/AcrR family transcriptional regulator produces MVTQPGKPAPDTARRSERSRRAIYDAALALVVEVGYPKTTIEGIAARAGVGKQTIYRWWGSKADVLLEAFLDLGEQAARDAGAAEHEPYAIPDTGDLAADLKAVLRATVDQLTDPGFEAPSRALAAEGVVDEQVGRAFTAKLLEPSLRLYVDRLRAAQEAGQVRADVDLRIALEFFVSPLAQRWLQYTGPISYEYTDTLVDYALHGLAPR; encoded by the coding sequence ATGGTCACCCAGCCCGGAAAGCCGGCCCCCGACACCGCCCGCCGCAGCGAACGGTCACGGCGCGCGATCTACGACGCCGCCCTCGCCCTCGTCGTGGAGGTCGGCTATCCGAAGACCACCATCGAGGGCATCGCGGCCCGGGCCGGCGTCGGCAAGCAGACCATCTACCGCTGGTGGGGATCGAAGGCCGACGTCCTGCTGGAGGCGTTCCTCGACCTCGGCGAACAGGCGGCGCGGGACGCGGGGGCGGCCGAGCACGAGCCGTACGCCATCCCCGACACCGGCGACCTCGCCGCCGACCTCAAGGCCGTGCTGCGGGCCACCGTCGACCAGCTCACGGACCCCGGGTTCGAGGCGCCCTCCCGCGCCCTGGCCGCCGAGGGTGTGGTCGACGAACAGGTCGGCCGCGCGTTCACGGCGAAGCTCCTGGAGCCGTCCCTCCGGCTCTACGTGGACCGGCTGCGCGCCGCCCAGGAGGCCGGTCAGGTCCGTGCCGACGTCGATCTGCGCATCGCCCTCGAGTTCTTCGTCTCACCGCTCGCCCAGCGCTGGCTGCAGTACACCGGCCCGATCTCCTACGAGTACACCGACACCCTCGTCGACTACGCCCTGCACGGCCTCGCTCCCCGGTGA
- a CDS encoding bifunctional DNA primase/polymerase: MSAEFGGRTGLWGKLSEWLRTSGPTEAAGEGGREALLLAAAGAGLPLAPAAHPAPGYGCSCDRVGCPTPARHPVSFAWQTQSTTDRAQIERWARHQPQANFITATGMTHDVLDVPVEAGRAALERLLDAGVEVGPVAVSDDGRLLFFTLTRGTPEDEDEWWPCELDCHPETMDEHPGLRWHCRGSYVLVPPARLPGDDAQSVHWLRGPEHPLPDPLTLLEILTDACARHAGETPDHSAGAWPLHR; this comes from the coding sequence ATGAGCGCGGAGTTCGGCGGCCGGACCGGCCTGTGGGGCAAACTCTCGGAGTGGCTGCGCACGAGCGGCCCGACGGAAGCCGCGGGCGAAGGCGGCCGTGAGGCCCTGCTGCTGGCCGCCGCCGGAGCGGGTCTCCCGCTCGCGCCCGCCGCTCATCCGGCCCCCGGCTACGGCTGCTCCTGCGACCGCGTCGGCTGCCCGACCCCGGCCCGGCACCCGGTGTCGTTCGCCTGGCAGACGCAGTCCACCACCGACCGCGCCCAGATCGAGCGCTGGGCCCGTCATCAGCCGCAGGCCAACTTCATCACCGCCACCGGCATGACGCACGACGTCCTCGACGTGCCCGTGGAAGCCGGCCGGGCGGCCCTCGAGCGGCTGCTGGACGCCGGCGTCGAGGTCGGCCCGGTCGCCGTCAGCGACGACGGCCGGCTGCTCTTCTTCACCCTCACCCGCGGCACCCCCGAGGACGAGGACGAGTGGTGGCCCTGTGAGCTGGACTGCCACCCCGAGACCATGGACGAGCACCCCGGCCTGCGCTGGCACTGCCGGGGCTCCTACGTCCTCGTGCCGCCCGCCCGGCTCCCCGGCGACGACGCGCAGAGCGTGCACTGGCTGCGCGGCCCCGAGCACCCGCTGCCCGACCCGCTCACGCTCCTGGAGATCCTCACCGACGCGTGCGCCCGCCACGCCGGCGAGACCCCGGACCACAGCGCCGGCGCCTGGCCCCTGCACCGCTGA
- the efeU gene encoding iron uptake transporter permease EfeU — MFSNYLIGLREGLEASLVVCILIAYLVKTGRRDALKPVWAGIAVAVLIAMAFGSVLEFGSQELTFEAQEALGGSLSIVAVGLVTWMVFWMRRTARHLKAELHGKLDAALAMGTGALVATAFLAVGREGLETALFVWASVHAAGDGTPRPLIGVALGLATAVLLGWLFYRGALRINLAKFFTWTGGMLVVVAAGVLAYGVHDLQEADWVPGLTDKAFDVSDTIPPDSWYGTLLKGVFNFQPDPTVVQVTVWLLYLIPTLALFLAPVGFASGKGRVKSPDEQGTQPDDRGSEHARAPKA; from the coding sequence GTGTTCTCCAACTACCTGATCGGACTGCGCGAGGGCCTGGAGGCCAGCCTCGTCGTCTGCATCCTCATCGCCTACCTGGTGAAGACCGGACGGCGCGACGCGCTGAAGCCGGTGTGGGCCGGCATCGCCGTCGCGGTGCTCATCGCGATGGCCTTCGGCAGCGTCCTCGAATTCGGCTCGCAGGAGCTGACGTTCGAGGCGCAGGAGGCGCTCGGCGGTTCGCTGTCGATCGTCGCGGTCGGCCTGGTGACGTGGATGGTGTTCTGGATGCGGCGCACCGCCCGGCACCTGAAGGCGGAACTGCACGGCAAGCTGGACGCGGCCCTCGCCATGGGCACCGGCGCGCTGGTCGCCACCGCGTTCCTCGCGGTCGGCCGGGAGGGCCTGGAGACGGCCCTGTTCGTGTGGGCGTCGGTGCACGCGGCCGGCGACGGCACCCCGCGCCCGCTGATCGGCGTGGCGCTGGGCCTCGCGACGGCCGTCCTGCTCGGCTGGCTGTTCTACCGCGGAGCGCTGCGGATCAACCTGGCGAAGTTCTTCACCTGGACGGGCGGCATGCTCGTCGTGGTGGCCGCCGGCGTCCTCGCGTACGGCGTCCACGACCTCCAGGAGGCCGACTGGGTCCCGGGCCTGACGGACAAGGCCTTCGACGTCAGCGACACGATCCCGCCCGACAGCTGGTACGGGACGCTGCTGAAGGGCGTGTTCAACTTCCAGCCCGATCCGACGGTCGTCCAGGTCACGGTGTGGCTGCTCTACCTGATCCCGACGCTCGCGCTGTTCCTCGCCCCGGTAGGGTTCGCCTCCGGGAAGGGGAGGGTGAAGTCACCTGATGAGCAGGGAACGCAGCCTGACGACCGGGGCTCCGAGCACGCGCGGGCCCCGAAGGCGTGA
- the efeB gene encoding iron uptake transporter deferrochelatase/peroxidase subunit, with amino-acid sequence MTESDIQGTSPTRRSLIGWGGAGLALGAAAAGGAVAMTRTGNDVDPVAADAGAAVDFHGANQAGIATPVQDRLHFAAFDVTTTDRAEFVRLLKDWTEAARRMTAGKAVGEGAHGGLPEAPPDDTGEALGLKPSRLTLTVGFGPSLFTKFDLAARRPGALVDLPAFAGDALDAARSNGDLCVQACADDPQVAVHAIRNLARIGMGKVVIRWSQLGFGKTSSTTPDAQTPRNLMGFKDGTRNIAGTETDRLKKFVWVGEKDGADWMTGGSYLVARRIRMHIETWDRTSLQEQEDIFGRDKGEGAPVGKAKEHDEPFLKAMKPDAHVRLAHPDSNQGSTILRRGYSFTDGTDGLGRLEAGLFFLAYMRDVSNGFVRIQRHLATDALNEYIQHVGSAVFAVPPGVRDKDDWWGRTLFSKEA; translated from the coding sequence ATGACGGAGTCGGACATCCAGGGCACCAGCCCGACGCGACGGTCGCTGATCGGCTGGGGCGGTGCCGGGCTCGCGCTCGGCGCCGCCGCGGCGGGCGGCGCGGTCGCGATGACCCGCACCGGCAACGACGTCGACCCGGTGGCCGCCGACGCGGGCGCCGCGGTCGACTTCCACGGCGCGAACCAGGCGGGCATCGCCACACCCGTGCAGGACCGGCTGCACTTCGCCGCGTTCGACGTGACGACCACGGACCGCGCCGAGTTCGTCCGGCTGCTGAAGGACTGGACCGAGGCGGCCCGCCGGATGACGGCCGGGAAGGCGGTCGGCGAGGGCGCGCACGGCGGCCTTCCCGAGGCGCCGCCGGACGACACCGGCGAGGCGCTGGGCCTCAAGCCGTCCCGGCTGACCCTGACGGTCGGCTTCGGGCCCTCCCTGTTCACGAAGTTCGACCTGGCCGCCCGGCGGCCGGGCGCCCTGGTCGACCTGCCCGCCTTCGCCGGGGACGCGCTCGACGCGGCCCGCAGCAACGGCGACCTGTGCGTCCAGGCCTGCGCGGACGATCCGCAGGTCGCCGTGCACGCGATCCGCAACCTGGCCCGGATCGGCATGGGCAAGGTCGTCATCCGCTGGTCGCAGCTCGGCTTCGGCAAGACCTCCTCCACCACGCCCGACGCGCAGACCCCGCGCAACCTGATGGGCTTCAAGGACGGCACCCGCAACATCGCGGGCACCGAGACCGACCGGCTGAAGAAGTTCGTGTGGGTCGGCGAGAAGGACGGTGCCGACTGGATGACGGGCGGCTCCTACCTCGTCGCCCGGCGCATCCGCATGCACATCGAGACCTGGGACCGCACCTCGCTGCAGGAGCAGGAGGACATCTTCGGCCGGGACAAGGGCGAAGGCGCTCCGGTCGGCAAGGCGAAGGAGCACGACGAGCCGTTCCTGAAGGCGATGAAGCCCGACGCGCACGTCCGGCTCGCGCACCCCGACTCCAACCAGGGGTCGACGATCCTGCGCCGCGGCTACTCCTTCACCGACGGCACCGACGGTCTGGGCCGGCTGGAGGCGGGGCTGTTCTTCCTCGCCTACATGCGCGACGTGAGCAACGGATTCGTCCGCATCCAGCGCCACCTGGCGACCGACGCGCTCAACGAGTACATCCAGCACGTGGGTTCGGCCGTCTTCGCGGTCCCTCCGGGCGTCCGCGACAAGGACGACTGGTGGGGCCGGACGCTGTTCTCCAAGGAGGCGTAG
- the efeO gene encoding iron uptake system protein EfeO, with translation MRAARLSVVTAVAMATALTAVTACTSKSGDEDGERVIGVTATDSKCETSRKEISAGHVELAIENKGSKVTEVYILFPDDRVVSERENIGPGTKQRVTAEVKAGSYEIACKPGMKGDGIRQDLKVTGGSAAERDPRLDKAVAAYRSYAQAQADETLPKVATFVAAVKAGDLEAAKKAYAPSRIGWERTEPVAESFGDIDPKVDVRADGLEAGQKWTGWHRLEKALWQDKKIGAEEKTLADQLVTDLTDWQKRVGKAEITPTSMANGAKELLDEVATGKVTGEEERYSHTDLVDFKANVEGAQKSYDLLKPVAQKNDPALVTELDKQFAALNALLDAYRPNATSYEFTSYDKVGAADRKKLSDGVNALAEPLSKLAAAVAK, from the coding sequence ATGCGAGCCGCACGACTCTCCGTCGTCACCGCCGTCGCCATGGCGACGGCCCTGACCGCCGTCACGGCCTGCACCTCGAAAAGCGGGGACGAGGACGGCGAGCGGGTCATCGGCGTGACCGCCACCGACTCCAAGTGCGAGACCTCCAGGAAGGAGATCTCCGCCGGCCACGTCGAGCTCGCCATCGAGAACAAGGGCTCCAAGGTCACCGAGGTCTACATCCTGTTCCCGGACGACCGGGTCGTCAGCGAGCGCGAGAACATCGGCCCCGGCACCAAGCAGCGGGTCACCGCCGAGGTGAAGGCCGGTAGCTACGAGATCGCGTGCAAGCCGGGCATGAAGGGCGACGGCATCCGCCAGGACCTCAAGGTCACCGGCGGCTCCGCGGCCGAGCGCGATCCCCGGCTGGACAAGGCGGTGGCCGCCTACCGCTCCTACGCGCAGGCCCAGGCCGACGAGACACTGCCCAAGGTCGCGACCTTCGTCGCGGCGGTCAAGGCCGGCGACCTCGAGGCCGCGAAGAAGGCCTACGCTCCCTCCCGCATCGGCTGGGAGCGCACCGAGCCGGTCGCGGAGTCCTTCGGCGACATCGACCCGAAGGTCGACGTCCGCGCCGACGGCCTGGAGGCGGGCCAGAAGTGGACCGGCTGGCACCGGCTGGAGAAGGCCCTCTGGCAGGACAAGAAGATCGGCGCCGAGGAGAAGACCCTCGCCGACCAGCTGGTCACCGACCTGACCGACTGGCAGAAGCGCGTCGGCAAGGCCGAGATCACGCCGACCTCCATGGCCAACGGCGCCAAGGAGCTCCTCGACGAGGTCGCCACCGGCAAGGTCACCGGCGAGGAGGAGCGCTACTCGCACACCGACCTCGTCGACTTCAAGGCCAACGTCGAGGGCGCGCAGAAGTCGTACGACCTGCTCAAGCCGGTCGCCCAGAAGAACGACCCGGCCCTGGTCACCGAGCTGGACAAGCAGTTCGCCGCGCTGAACGCGCTGCTGGACGCCTACCGGCCGAACGCCACGTCCTACGAGTTCACCTCGTACGACAAGGTCGGCGCCGCCGACCGCAAGAAGCTGTCGGACGGGGTCAACGCGCTCGCGGAGCCCCTGTCCAAGCTCGCCGCCGCCGTCGCCAAGTAA
- a CDS encoding PhzF family phenazine biosynthesis protein: MTDYDVLRVFCAPNGGYGNELGVVREGSVLPERADRQELAAKLGFSETVFVDDPERGVVDIYTPTMRLPFAGHPCVGVGWLLDVPELVTPAGLVGARQDGEFTWIEARAEWAPPRTLSQYATAAEVDDLPVPPKGEWIYAWAWEDEPAGRIRARGFPGRDDGVEEDEATGAAALLLTERLGRALNITQGAGSQILTAPQPYGWVEIGGRVFLER; encoded by the coding sequence GTGACTGATTACGACGTGCTCCGCGTCTTCTGCGCGCCGAACGGCGGCTACGGCAACGAACTGGGCGTGGTGCGCGAAGGCTCGGTGCTGCCCGAGCGTGCGGACCGTCAGGAGCTCGCGGCCAAACTCGGCTTCAGCGAGACCGTGTTCGTCGACGACCCCGAGCGCGGCGTCGTCGACATCTACACGCCCACCATGCGGCTGCCGTTCGCGGGCCACCCGTGCGTGGGCGTCGGCTGGCTCCTCGACGTCCCCGAGCTCGTCACCCCCGCCGGGCTCGTCGGTGCCCGCCAGGACGGCGAGTTCACCTGGATCGAGGCCCGCGCCGAGTGGGCCCCGCCGCGCACCCTGAGCCAGTACGCCACAGCCGCCGAGGTCGACGACCTGCCGGTGCCGCCGAAGGGCGAGTGGATCTACGCGTGGGCCTGGGAGGACGAGCCCGCGGGCCGGATCCGCGCCCGCGGCTTCCCCGGCCGGGACGACGGCGTCGAGGAGGACGAGGCGACGGGCGCCGCGGCGCTGCTGCTCACCGAGCGCCTCGGCCGGGCCCTGAACATCACCCAGGGAGCGGGCTCCCAGATCCTCACGGCCCCCCAGCCGTACGGCTGGGTGGAGATCGGCGGGCGGGTGTTCCTCGAGCGCTGA